A single window of Chitinophaga sp. XS-30 DNA harbors:
- the leuB gene encoding 3-isopropylmalate dehydrogenase produces MASKHILIVPGDGIGQEVTAVGKKVLDRIAAKFGHTFTYDEALIGHVAIEATGNPLPDESLEKMRKSDAVLFGAVGHPKYDNDPSAKVRPEQGLLRMRKELGLYANLRPIKLFDELLDASSIKPEILKGADILFFRELTGDIYFGEKGRKNDGDTAYDIAEYSRYEVERIARKAFDAARTRRKKLCSVDKANVIETSRLWREVVQKVALEYPDVEVEHQFVDATAMLLIKDPRRFDVVVTANLFGDILTDEASQIAGSMGMLASASIGDGTGVYEPIHGSAHDITGKGVANPLASILSAALLLDISFGLKAESDAVINAVDQVLKAGFRTRDIANSQTPADKILGTAAIGEEVLKLI; encoded by the coding sequence ATGGCAAGCAAACATATTTTAATTGTTCCGGGAGACGGAATTGGACAGGAAGTAACCGCAGTCGGCAAAAAAGTGCTGGACAGGATAGCGGCAAAGTTCGGGCATACCTTTACGTATGATGAAGCATTGATCGGGCATGTTGCCATTGAGGCTACGGGAAATCCCCTGCCGGATGAGTCCCTCGAGAAAATGAGGAAGTCCGATGCCGTGCTGTTCGGTGCGGTAGGCCATCCGAAATACGATAACGATCCCTCCGCCAAAGTACGGCCGGAGCAGGGTTTGCTCAGAATGCGGAAAGAACTTGGCCTGTATGCCAACCTCCGCCCCATCAAACTGTTCGATGAGCTGCTGGACGCTTCCAGCATCAAACCGGAGATACTGAAAGGCGCGGACATCCTTTTCTTCCGGGAGCTGACCGGTGATATTTATTTTGGTGAAAAAGGCAGGAAGAACGATGGTGATACCGCTTACGATATTGCAGAATACAGCCGTTATGAAGTAGAGCGCATCGCCCGCAAGGCATTTGATGCCGCAAGGACCAGGCGCAAAAAGCTGTGCTCGGTAGACAAGGCCAATGTGATCGAAACCTCCCGGCTCTGGCGGGAAGTGGTGCAGAAGGTTGCGCTGGAATACCCTGATGTGGAGGTAGAACATCAGTTCGTAGATGCTACCGCCATGCTGCTGATCAAAGATCCCCGCCGTTTTGATGTGGTGGTGACCGCCAATCTCTTTGGCGATATCCTGACGGACGAAGCGTCCCAGATCGCCGGTTCCATGGGCATGCTCGCTTCCGCATCGATCGGTGACGGTACGGGCGTATATGAGCCTATTCACGGTTCTGCGCATGATATTACCGGCAAAGGCGTTGCCAATCCGCTGGCATCCATCCTGTCCGCCGCCCTGCTGCTGGATATTTCCTTCGGCCTGAAAGCGGAATCGGATGCTGTGATCAATGCGGTGGACCAGGTGCTCAAAGCTGGTTTCCGCACGCGGGACATTGCCAACAGCCAGACGCCCGCCGATAAAATACTCGGTACGGCGGCTATAGGCGAAGAGGTGCTGAAGCTGATCTGA
- a CDS encoding alpha-isopropylmalate synthase regulatory domain-containing protein, which produces MPVQRYVEIMDTTLRDGEQTSGVSFSPLEKLTIAQLLLTEVKVDRIEIASARVSEGEFAAVKAITKWAKAKGFLNRVEVLTFVDGAVSVEWMQKAGAKVMNLLTKGSLNHLTHQLKKKPEQHFEEVAAVIVLAQKKGLECNVYLEDWSNGMRHSRDYVFQYLDFLQQQPVKRVMLPDTLGVLVPSEVQEYVTAIVQRYPALHFDFHAHNDYDLGTANVLEGVKAGAHGIHLTINGMGERAGNAPLASAIAVLHDFMPEVKTAVAEKSLYHVSKLVETFSGFRIPANKPVVGENVFTQTAGIHADGDKKNKLYFSDLMPERFGRQRKYALGKTSGKANIENNLQQLGIQLSEPDLKKVTQRIIELGDRKEMVTQADLPYIISDILDSSRFDEKVQIQDYVLTHSKNLQPSVTIKISVQGELFEEHAPGDGQYDAFMNALKKVYKRRKQELPLLADYAVRIPPGGKSDALCETIITWSFSGKEFKTRGLDSDQTVSAIKATQKMLNLI; this is translated from the coding sequence ATGCCAGTCCAGCGTTATGTAGAGATCATGGATACCACGCTCCGCGATGGTGAGCAGACCAGCGGCGTTTCTTTTTCTCCGTTAGAAAAACTGACCATTGCCCAGCTTTTACTCACCGAAGTAAAGGTAGACCGCATTGAAATAGCCTCCGCCCGTGTGTCCGAAGGAGAATTTGCCGCGGTAAAGGCCATTACCAAATGGGCCAAAGCCAAGGGTTTCCTGAACAGGGTAGAGGTGCTCACCTTTGTGGATGGCGCCGTTTCCGTAGAATGGATGCAGAAGGCCGGTGCAAAGGTCATGAATCTCCTCACCAAAGGTTCGCTCAACCACCTGACGCATCAGCTGAAGAAAAAACCCGAGCAGCATTTCGAGGAAGTGGCCGCAGTGATCGTCCTTGCGCAGAAAAAAGGACTGGAATGCAATGTTTACCTGGAGGACTGGAGCAATGGTATGCGCCATTCCCGGGATTATGTATTCCAATACCTGGATTTCCTGCAGCAGCAACCCGTTAAAAGGGTCATGCTGCCGGATACCCTCGGTGTGCTGGTGCCTTCTGAAGTGCAGGAATACGTTACCGCCATCGTACAGCGCTATCCTGCACTGCATTTCGATTTTCATGCGCATAACGATTACGATCTTGGTACCGCCAATGTGCTGGAAGGCGTAAAAGCCGGTGCGCATGGCATTCACTTGACCATCAACGGGATGGGAGAAAGGGCAGGGAATGCGCCGCTGGCCAGCGCCATCGCTGTGCTGCATGATTTTATGCCGGAAGTGAAGACCGCCGTGGCCGAAAAATCGCTCTATCATGTGAGCAAGCTTGTAGAAACCTTCTCCGGCTTCCGCATACCGGCCAACAAGCCCGTGGTGGGAGAGAACGTATTCACGCAAACGGCCGGCATCCATGCGGATGGCGATAAAAAGAACAAGCTCTATTTCAGCGATCTGATGCCCGAGCGTTTCGGGCGCCAGCGCAAATACGCCCTGGGCAAAACCAGCGGCAAGGCCAATATCGAAAATAACCTGCAGCAGCTGGGCATCCAGCTTTCCGAACCTGATCTGAAAAAGGTCACACAACGGATCATTGAACTGGGCGACCGCAAGGAAATGGTGACCCAGGCGGACCTGCCTTACATTATCTCCGATATTCTGGACAGCAGCCGCTTCGACGAAAAAGTGCAGATACAGGATTACGTGCTCACCCATTCCAAAAACCTCCAGCCTTCCGTGACGATAAAGATCTCCGTGCAGGGAGAACTGTTTGAGGAACATGCCCCGGGAGACGGTCAATATGACGCCTTTATGAACGCCCTGAAAAAGGTGTACAAAAGAAGGAAACAGGAATTGCCCCTGCTGGCGGATTATGCGGTGCGCATACCGCCCGGCGGCAAAAGCGATGCCTTGTGCGAAACCATCATCACCTGGAGCTTTTCCGGCAAGGAATTCAAAACAAGGGGGCTGGACAGTGATCAGACCGTTTCGGCGATCAAGGCCACACAAAAAATGTTGAATCTCATCTAA
- the leuD gene encoding 3-isopropylmalate dehydratase small subunit yields MAYDKFTILKSSAVPMPIENVDTDQIIPARFLKATERKGFGDNLFRDWRYNTDGTPKPDFVLNNPIYSGKILVGGKNFGSGSSREHAAWAIYDYGFRCVVSSFFADIFKNNSLNIGILPVTVSPAFLDKISTAIEADPATELEVNLPEQKITILATGESESFDINSYKKHNLTNGFDDIDYLQAMKDEIQSFAAKSLY; encoded by the coding sequence ATGGCTTACGATAAATTCACGATTTTAAAAAGCTCCGCTGTTCCGATGCCCATCGAGAATGTGGACACCGACCAGATCATCCCCGCGCGCTTTCTGAAAGCAACCGAACGCAAAGGCTTTGGGGACAACCTGTTCCGCGACTGGCGGTATAATACGGACGGCACTCCCAAGCCCGATTTTGTGCTCAATAATCCCATCTATTCCGGCAAAATACTGGTGGGCGGCAAGAATTTCGGCAGCGGCAGCAGCCGGGAGCACGCAGCCTGGGCGATATACGACTACGGGTTCCGTTGCGTCGTGTCCAGCTTCTTTGCGGATATCTTCAAGAATAATTCCCTGAACATCGGCATACTGCCCGTTACCGTCAGCCCGGCGTTCCTGGACAAGATCTCCACGGCCATCGAGGCCGATCCGGCTACGGAACTGGAAGTGAACCTGCCGGAACAAAAGATCACCATCCTGGCAACAGGAGAAAGCGAATCATTCGATATCAACAGCTACAAAAAACATAACCTCACAAACGGTTTTGACGATATCGATTATCTCCAGGCGATGAAAGACGAGATACAGTCATTCGCCGCAAAGAGTTTGTATTAA
- the leuC gene encoding 3-isopropylmalate dehydratase large subunit yields the protein MSKIPTTLFDKVWDAHVVRKIEDGPDVFFIDRHFIHEVTSPVAFLGLENRKVKVMFPEKTFATADHNTPTINQHLPVQDPLSANQLKALETNSAKYGISHWGLGNPKNGIVHVVGPENGITLPGMTIVCGDSHTSTHGAFGAIAFGIGTSEVEMVLSSQCIMQPKPKKMRINVNGQLDKGVTSKDVVLYIISQLTAAGATGYFVEFAGEVFRNMSMEGRMTVCNMSIEMGARGGMIAPDETTFAYIKGRDKAPKGEAWDKALAYWKTLKTDEGAVFDIEYNYNAADIEPMITYGTNPGMGMGITQHIPVAADTGGSKASYEKSLEYMGFHEKEGMLGKKVDYVFIGSCTNGRIEDFRAFAAIVKGRKKADHVTAWIVPGSHIVEQQIKEEGILDILTEAGFQLRQPGCSACLAMNDDKIPAGKYAVSTSNRNFEGRQGPGSRTMLASPLVAAAAAVTGVVTDPRVLLAD from the coding sequence ATGAGCAAAATACCCACTACATTATTTGACAAAGTATGGGATGCGCATGTGGTCAGGAAAATTGAAGACGGACCAGATGTGTTTTTTATCGACCGGCATTTTATCCACGAAGTAACGAGCCCTGTAGCATTTCTGGGGTTAGAGAACAGGAAGGTGAAGGTGATGTTCCCCGAGAAAACATTTGCTACGGCCGATCACAATACACCTACCATCAACCAGCACTTACCGGTGCAGGACCCGCTTTCCGCCAATCAGCTGAAAGCCCTGGAAACCAATTCCGCCAAATACGGCATCTCCCACTGGGGGCTGGGTAATCCCAAGAACGGCATTGTACATGTGGTAGGCCCGGAGAACGGCATCACCCTCCCGGGTATGACCATTGTTTGCGGGGACTCACATACCTCCACCCATGGCGCTTTTGGCGCTATCGCATTTGGTATCGGCACCTCTGAAGTGGAAATGGTGCTGTCCTCCCAATGCATCATGCAGCCCAAGCCTAAGAAAATGCGCATCAATGTGAATGGCCAGCTGGATAAAGGTGTTACATCCAAAGATGTGGTGCTGTACATCATCTCGCAACTCACAGCGGCAGGCGCCACAGGATACTTTGTGGAATTCGCGGGTGAAGTGTTCAGGAACATGAGCATGGAAGGCCGTATGACCGTGTGCAATATGAGCATTGAAATGGGCGCCCGTGGCGGTATGATCGCTCCGGACGAAACCACCTTCGCTTATATTAAAGGTCGTGATAAAGCGCCGAAGGGCGAAGCCTGGGATAAAGCGCTGGCTTACTGGAAAACGCTGAAGACGGATGAAGGCGCGGTTTTCGACATCGAATACAACTACAACGCGGCAGATATAGAACCCATGATCACCTACGGCACCAATCCAGGTATGGGCATGGGCATCACCCAACACATCCCTGTTGCGGCCGACACCGGCGGCAGCAAAGCCAGCTACGAAAAGTCCCTGGAATACATGGGTTTTCACGAAAAAGAAGGAATGCTGGGCAAGAAAGTAGACTACGTATTTATCGGCAGCTGTACCAATGGCCGTATTGAGGACTTCCGCGCTTTTGCCGCTATCGTTAAAGGCCGGAAAAAGGCGGACCATGTTACGGCCTGGATCGTGCCCGGCTCGCATATCGTGGAACAGCAGATCAAGGAAGAAGGCATACTGGATATATTGACAGAGGCGGGTTTCCAGCTCCGCCAACCGGGTTGTTCCGCTTGTCTCGCTATGAATGACGACAAGATACCCGCAGGCAAATACGCGGTGAGCACCAGCAACCGGAACTTCGAAGGCCGCCAGGGCCCCGGCTCCCGGACGATGCTGGCAAGCCCCCTCGTAGCCGCAGCTGCAGCCGTAACCGGTGTGGTAACGGACCCACGGGTGCTGCTGGCGGACTGA
- a CDS encoding glycoside hydrolase family 76 protein, producing MKGLFKNVSFALALTASLSSCLKEPVDDGPGPGAGKTAYVYNWPAIADSSYTSLIANFYNQSGKYYNENSAGKTDFHYWRNAHVLDVLVDAYQRTNDPQVRTRMDELLDGMKAKNGNTYVNHFYDDMEWMALSCLRAYETTSDAKFKTVAEQLWTDIKGGWDETWGGGIYWNKDRGNKNTPANAPAAIIAARMYQLNQDPADLDWAKRIYQWQKTYLVDPVTGLVWDGLDGTGTNKDWKFTYNQGVYIGAGIELYKITGENVYLNDALKTANNSLTGDMTQGNVLKDEGGGDGGLFKGILVRYMMLLITDGFLNSTDQAKFVNFLKLNAETLWLQGTSRPQILFGTRWTVPLTTTDLSTQLSGAMLIEAVAKLKELELID from the coding sequence ATGAAGGGTTTATTCAAGAACGTATCATTTGCACTGGCGCTGACCGCCTCGCTGAGCTCCTGTCTCAAGGAACCGGTGGACGATGGCCCGGGACCGGGTGCGGGGAAAACAGCTTACGTGTACAATTGGCCCGCGATAGCGGATTCATCCTACACTTCCCTGATCGCTAATTTTTATAACCAGTCGGGCAAATACTATAACGAGAACAGCGCAGGAAAGACCGATTTTCACTACTGGCGCAATGCCCATGTGCTGGATGTGCTGGTAGACGCGTACCAACGGACAAACGACCCGCAGGTCAGGACCCGGATGGATGAGTTGCTGGATGGCATGAAAGCAAAGAACGGCAATACCTATGTCAATCATTTTTATGATGATATGGAATGGATGGCGCTCTCCTGCCTGCGTGCCTATGAAACCACCAGCGACGCAAAATTCAAGACAGTGGCGGAGCAATTGTGGACGGATATCAAAGGCGGCTGGGATGAAACCTGGGGCGGCGGTATCTATTGGAACAAAGACCGGGGAAATAAGAATACCCCCGCCAATGCTCCTGCCGCCATTATTGCGGCACGAATGTACCAGCTTAACCAGGACCCTGCGGACCTCGACTGGGCCAAACGGATCTACCAGTGGCAAAAGACCTACCTCGTAGACCCGGTTACCGGCCTGGTATGGGACGGGCTGGATGGTACCGGGACCAATAAAGACTGGAAATTCACCTACAACCAGGGGGTGTACATCGGCGCCGGTATCGAGTTGTACAAGATCACAGGGGAGAACGTCTACCTCAATGATGCGCTGAAGACCGCCAACAATTCCCTCACCGGCGATATGACACAGGGAAATGTGCTGAAAGATGAAGGCGGGGGAGATGGCGGCCTGTTCAAAGGTATCCTGGTGCGGTATATGATGTTGCTGATCACAGATGGTTTCCTGAACAGCACAGACCAGGCGAAATTCGTCAATTTTCTCAAGCTGAATGCTGAAACCCTGTGGCTGCAGGGCACATCGAGACCGCAGATACTCTTCGGCACCCGGTGGACGGTGCCGCTGACAACAACAGACCTCTCCACACAACTGAGCGGGGCCATGCTGATAGAAGCGGTGGCAAAACTGAAGGAACTGGAGCTGATCGACTGA
- a CDS encoding SusE domain-containing protein, translated as MKRYIAAFLIALPAIFAGCKRDDYKLNTNIMPVEKLTAPVNDKYTKLQPATSATVSFEWEQARAEDGSLVLYEVVFDEADGDFSEPVARIASDGGGIQNKLTLSHKDLNSMAGKAGIPALGIGKLKWAVYASKGFNIQASKETRTIEVERPNGFAEIPVDVFLTGEATEAGADLANAQKMKALTAGVFEIYTSLKDGTFQFIDRNTGTPNTFYMEGALLRENGESTHSGGTKVYRLRLDFNNATVTATEITGIGLWFAPNDEIMYDLAYEGNSTWAFHDKVITFRQESWGRDERYKFRLNVKDAEGVDGQEWVGSSNADNSRPTSATPLSFWELKPITNNDRWNYCYKFMTEVDTKACDVKVYFQADKNYTHEVIIK; from the coding sequence ATGAAAAGATATATAGCTGCATTCCTCATCGCTCTGCCTGCCATTTTCGCCGGTTGTAAAAGAGACGATTATAAACTGAATACGAATATCATGCCGGTGGAAAAGCTCACCGCACCGGTAAATGATAAATACACCAAGCTGCAACCTGCCACCAGCGCTACGGTTAGCTTTGAATGGGAGCAGGCACGGGCGGAAGACGGTTCCCTCGTTTTGTATGAAGTGGTGTTCGATGAAGCCGATGGCGATTTCTCCGAGCCGGTGGCCAGGATCGCGTCAGACGGCGGCGGCATTCAGAACAAACTGACCCTTTCGCACAAGGACCTGAACAGCATGGCCGGTAAAGCGGGCATCCCGGCTCTCGGCATCGGCAAGCTGAAATGGGCGGTATATGCTTCGAAAGGATTCAATATCCAGGCTTCCAAGGAAACCCGTACCATCGAAGTAGAGCGGCCAAACGGCTTTGCTGAAATTCCGGTGGACGTTTTCCTGACCGGTGAAGCGACCGAAGCGGGAGCAGACCTCGCCAACGCACAAAAAATGAAAGCCCTCACCGCCGGCGTTTTCGAGATCTATACTTCCCTGAAAGACGGTACATTCCAGTTCATTGACCGTAATACCGGTACGCCCAACACCTTCTACATGGAAGGGGCGCTGCTGAGAGAAAACGGTGAAAGCACCCACAGCGGCGGCACCAAAGTGTACCGCCTGCGGCTGGACTTCAACAATGCTACGGTCACCGCCACCGAGATCACCGGCATCGGCCTGTGGTTTGCGCCCAATGACGAGATCATGTACGACCTTGCCTATGAAGGCAACAGCACCTGGGCTTTCCATGACAAGGTGATCACCTTCAGACAGGAGTCCTGGGGCCGCGATGAACGGTACAAGTTCCGCCTGAACGTGAAGGATGCGGAAGGCGTGGATGGCCAGGAATGGGTAGGCAGCTCCAATGCGGATAACAGCCGTCCCACCAGCGCCACACCATTGTCTTTTTGGGAACTGAAGCCTATCACGAATAACGACCGCTGGAACTACTGCTACAAGTTCATGACCGAAGTGGATACAAAGGCCTGCGACGTAAAAGTGTACTTCCAGGCAGACAAGAACTACACGCATGAAGTAATCATAAAATAA
- a CDS encoding RagB/SusD family nutrient uptake outer membrane protein translates to MKKLFLIICCTSALFSCRKLDQPNTREFTEEAYWRDEQDALDALASCYENMSNDFYYFGNEALSDNAYVAGTGFSGVSLVAGGSYDPANQRVSSEWSYRYGAIRKCHIVLENIDKVPVINETLKRRIIAEARFIRAYSYFELTDWFGDVPFFTTLISVDESRSIARTAQSSVLDFILDELSDIRSDLPVNTQYAEKDRGRITRGAAIALSAKVRLKKGEWGEVKKECELLVNSTENGTYGLLGNYANLFTVANEFNNEVILDLQYGGGRTFGTQRSFLPQTVALLRSTLVPTQDLVDDYIMMNGKAIRESGSGYNENDPYVNRDPRFRATILHHGSTITDFEGQVQTILTQPGSVPSTNSVDDQGASPTGYYFRKHYDPTTPNYNSGLNLPMIRYAEVLLMYAEAMTELNEMNADIWNKTIRALRIRAGFTDAGATVFPTATQPQMRAIVRRERRSELAFESVRAFDIRRWKISDEVMNRPVRGIKVSSGAFNKDPDGYIIVESRRFEDPKHYLWPVPTFERDQNKNLGQNPDWQ, encoded by the coding sequence ATGAAAAAATTATTCCTGATAATATGTTGCACCTCCGCACTGTTCAGCTGCCGCAAGCTGGATCAGCCGAACACGCGGGAGTTCACTGAAGAGGCTTACTGGAGGGATGAGCAGGATGCGCTTGATGCCCTCGCCAGTTGTTATGAGAACATGTCCAACGACTTCTATTATTTCGGCAACGAAGCCCTGAGCGATAATGCTTATGTGGCCGGAACCGGATTCAGCGGCGTGTCGCTTGTGGCAGGAGGCAGCTATGATCCCGCCAATCAACGGGTGAGCAGCGAATGGTCATACCGCTACGGCGCCATCCGTAAATGTCACATCGTACTGGAGAATATAGACAAGGTGCCGGTGATCAATGAAACATTGAAACGCCGCATCATCGCAGAAGCCCGGTTCATCCGCGCATATTCCTACTTTGAGCTGACCGACTGGTTCGGTGATGTGCCGTTTTTCACTACGCTGATCTCTGTAGATGAATCCAGGTCCATCGCCCGCACGGCCCAAAGCTCCGTGCTGGATTTTATACTGGATGAGCTGTCAGATATCCGGAGCGACCTGCCCGTGAATACCCAGTATGCCGAGAAGGACAGGGGCCGTATCACCCGTGGCGCCGCCATCGCGCTCAGCGCAAAGGTCCGCCTCAAAAAAGGAGAGTGGGGAGAAGTGAAAAAGGAATGCGAGTTGCTGGTCAATTCTACAGAGAACGGCACCTACGGTCTCCTGGGCAATTACGCCAACCTGTTCACCGTAGCCAATGAATTCAATAACGAAGTGATCCTGGACCTGCAGTATGGCGGTGGCAGAACATTCGGCACGCAACGCAGCTTTCTCCCGCAGACCGTAGCCCTGCTGCGAAGCACGCTGGTGCCCACGCAGGACCTGGTGGACGACTATATCATGATGAACGGAAAAGCCATCCGCGAAAGCGGTTCAGGGTATAACGAGAACGATCCGTATGTGAACAGGGACCCTCGTTTCAGGGCCACCATCCTGCATCACGGCTCCACCATCACCGATTTTGAAGGCCAGGTACAGACCATCCTTACCCAGCCCGGCTCCGTTCCCTCCACCAACAGCGTGGACGATCAGGGCGCTTCGCCTACCGGTTACTATTTCAGGAAGCACTACGATCCCACAACGCCGAATTACAACTCCGGGCTCAACCTCCCGATGATCCGCTACGCGGAAGTATTGCTGATGTATGCGGAAGCAATGACAGAATTGAACGAAATGAATGCGGATATCTGGAACAAGACCATCCGTGCACTGCGCATCCGGGCCGGTTTTACGGATGCCGGCGCTACCGTATTCCCTACGGCCACGCAGCCGCAGATGAGAGCGATCGTACGCCGGGAAAGACGGTCTGAACTGGCATTTGAAAGCGTGCGTGCTTTTGATATCCGCCGCTGGAAGATCTCCGATGAGGTGATGAACCGGCCGGTGAGAGGCATTAAAGTCAGCTCCGGCGCCTTTAACAAAGACCCGGATGGCTATATCATCGTGGAAAGCCGGCGGTTTGAAGATCCGAAACATTACCTGTGGCCGGTGCCTACGTTTGAACGCGATCAGAATAAAAACCTGGGCCAGAATCCGGATTGGCAATAA